From a single Acidobacteriota bacterium genomic region:
- a CDS encoding ATP-dependent DNA helicase, producing MSDELIERVFGREGLIARFHENYEYREGQVEMAAHVADAFQARKHLMVEAGTGTGKTLAYLVPAIAAAVGQKTRIVISTGTKNLQEQLMEKDIPFLKKVLPTKFTAAYMKGRSNYACLYRITKAEDQPVLDGLDQIDNFRKIARWVKETETGDRRELVDLPENLPFWNRINARGEICIGQKCPDFEPCFITRMRNRAEAADIIVVNHHLFFADLSVRGNQFGKVIPDYGAVIFDEAHLIEDIASDYFGSQVSNFQIDELVRDIDGLPIHDPVVTRELTKLAAKVSGLSETFWMRFSQAKFDGRYPLLPDAFAYRNSVGGTEPTALGEAYEALDNALKSLEKETDGFAADMPEAESLLKRTRQARFDLEFIATQTERNFVYWIERRGKGIYLRASPVDVSELLREKLFEKVETCILTSATLSSGGSFNFIRERLGLDTAKTNAFTAPSSFDHERQAVLYLPKAMPDPRSNEFTQLAAGEIVKILQVTNGHAFVLCTSNFSMNALYELVSSRVNFPCFVQGSMSKAGILDRFRTTKSAVLFATTSFWQGVDVQGDQLSCVIIDKLPFAVPSDPIVAARSRFIDDQGGRSFIDYSVPQAVITLKQGIGRLIRSRTDRGIIAILDPRLRTKPYGRQFLESLPRMRIVSDSEQIREVLTSL from the coding sequence ATGTCAGATGAACTAATAGAACGTGTTTTCGGCCGCGAGGGCTTGATCGCTCGGTTTCATGAGAATTATGAATACCGCGAGGGTCAGGTCGAGATGGCCGCACACGTTGCGGACGCATTCCAGGCCCGGAAGCACCTCATGGTCGAAGCAGGAACCGGTACCGGGAAAACGCTCGCCTACCTCGTGCCGGCGATCGCCGCGGCGGTCGGGCAAAAGACGCGGATCGTTATTTCAACGGGTACAAAGAACCTGCAAGAGCAGTTGATGGAAAAGGACATTCCTTTTCTCAAGAAAGTGCTCCCGACCAAGTTTACCGCCGCCTACATGAAAGGGCGGTCAAACTATGCCTGCCTTTATCGCATCACGAAAGCCGAGGACCAGCCCGTGCTTGACGGCCTAGACCAGATCGACAATTTTCGCAAGATCGCCCGGTGGGTTAAGGAGACAGAAACGGGCGACCGACGCGAACTCGTTGACCTGCCCGAAAATCTTCCTTTTTGGAACCGAATAAATGCTCGCGGGGAGATCTGCATCGGGCAAAAGTGTCCGGACTTTGAGCCTTGCTTTATCACCCGAATGCGAAACCGTGCGGAAGCCGCGGACATCATCGTGGTAAACCACCATCTCTTCTTCGCCGATCTAAGCGTCCGCGGAAATCAGTTTGGCAAAGTGATTCCGGATTATGGCGCGGTCATCTTTGACGAGGCCCATTTGATCGAGGACATCGCGTCGGATTACTTCGGTTCGCAGGTCTCGAATTTTCAGATCGACGAACTTGTGCGGGACATCGATGGATTGCCGATCCATGACCCGGTCGTAACGCGTGAGCTCACGAAGCTCGCTGCAAAGGTCTCGGGGCTTTCGGAGACCTTCTGGATGCGTTTTTCGCAGGCGAAGTTTGACGGGCGGTATCCGCTTTTGCCGGATGCGTTTGCTTACAGAAACAGCGTCGGCGGAACCGAGCCGACCGCGCTCGGCGAGGCCTACGAGGCCCTTGATAACGCTCTCAAGTCGCTTGAGAAAGAGACTGACGGATTTGCCGCGGATATGCCGGAGGCTGAGAGCCTGCTCAAACGAACCCGCCAAGCGAGGTTCGACCTCGAGTTCATCGCAACGCAAACCGAGCGTAATTTCGTTTACTGGATCGAGCGGCGCGGGAAGGGTATCTATCTCAGGGCATCGCCGGTGGACGTTTCAGAGCTTTTGCGAGAAAAGCTCTTCGAAAAAGTGGAGACCTGCATTCTCACTTCTGCGACGCTTTCGAGCGGCGGTTCGTTCAATTTTATTCGCGAACGGCTCGGGCTTGATACCGCAAAGACTAACGCCTTCACTGCCCCGTCTTCGTTTGACCATGAGCGGCAGGCGGTACTGTATCTGCCGAAGGCGATGCCCGACCCGCGTTCGAACGAATTTACGCAGCTCGCGGCGGGTGAGATCGTTAAGATCCTGCAGGTGACGAATGGGCACGCGTTCGTGCTTTGCACCAGCAACTTTTCGATGAACGCTTTGTATGAGCTGGTTTCGTCGCGTGTGAATTTTCCTTGCTTCGTGCAGGGCTCGATGTCGAAGGCCGGAATTCTGGACCGCTTCCGGACGACGAAGAGCGCGGTGCTCTTTGCGACGACCAGTTTCTGGCAGGGGGTTGACGTACAGGGCGATCAGCTTTCGTGTGTGATCATCGACAAGCTGCCGTTTGCCGTCCCGAGCGACCCGATCGTCGCGGCGAGGTCGAGGTTCATCGATGACCAAGGTGGCCGGTCGTTTATCGACTACAGCGTGCCGCAGGCCGTCATCACCCTAAAGCAGGGAATCGGCCGCCTCATCCGCAGCCGAACCGACCGCGGCATCATCGCCATCCTCGACCCCCGGCTCCGCACAAAACCCTACGGCCGCCAGTTCCTAGAAAGCCTCCCGCGAATGCGAATAGTCTCCGACTCGGAACAGATCAGAGAGGTTCTCACGTCGCTTTAA
- a CDS encoding helix-turn-helix transcriptional regulator codes for MSRIEQNNIERMIGGIYESVSMHRPDGWETCYRELSRMLSSGPGSLHFFRRRQGRFDVLADTNEAGFIEDFNSKYFELMPYKNEIARLRPGQIFLRSNVISDAEYREHEFYREHFRRMGIFHVAHVCLIETGDAAAGITFTRPETMRPFSDEDLEALKILTPHLQRAMSISIEIAGTIERERMLTTSLDKLAQPIVIADSAGKLYHRNDAAEPYFDEDGVFTLGGSGLITFSRTERTSELRTLIEGVTNFPEMAVGGIGGVINLRTRLSDRSVAVLVSPQVEAATNTWQKQQYATMFISDPTRPLPSLNEDLMVVYGMTKREAEISVLLADGLAVNDVSDLLQLSRHTVRTHLKRALQKTGTHRQANLVKFVLGLAGVRFEQNEKR; via the coding sequence ATGTCCAGGATCGAACAGAACAATATTGAACGCATGATCGGCGGAATTTACGAGAGCGTCTCGATGCACCGCCCCGACGGTTGGGAAACATGCTATCGCGAGCTTAGCCGAATGCTCTCATCCGGCCCTGGAAGCCTTCATTTCTTTCGTCGACGGCAAGGACGCTTCGATGTCTTGGCCGATACGAATGAAGCTGGATTCATCGAGGATTTCAACTCGAAATACTTCGAGCTGATGCCTTATAAGAACGAGATCGCAAGGCTCCGGCCGGGCCAGATCTTCCTGCGCTCCAACGTTATCTCAGACGCCGAATATCGGGAACACGAGTTCTATCGCGAGCACTTTCGCCGAATGGGCATTTTCCATGTAGCCCATGTTTGCCTCATCGAAACCGGCGACGCGGCCGCAGGTATTACATTCACACGGCCCGAGACAATGCGGCCTTTTTCAGACGAAGACCTCGAAGCTCTAAAGATACTGACTCCGCATCTTCAGAGGGCAATGAGCATCTCTATCGAGATCGCTGGCACGATCGAGCGGGAACGCATGCTGACAACGTCGCTCGACAAACTCGCACAGCCAATTGTCATCGCAGACTCAGCGGGAAAGCTTTATCACCGAAACGATGCGGCCGAGCCATACTTTGACGAGGACGGAGTTTTCACTCTCGGTGGAAGCGGCCTAATTACCTTCAGTCGGACTGAAAGAACTAGCGAACTCCGCACTTTGATCGAAGGAGTGACCAACTTTCCGGAAATGGCAGTCGGTGGGATCGGCGGTGTCATCAACTTACGAACGCGGCTTTCAGACCGGTCCGTAGCGGTTCTCGTCTCGCCGCAGGTTGAAGCAGCTACGAACACCTGGCAAAAACAACAATACGCCACGATGTTCATCAGCGACCCGACCCGACCGCTTCCCTCGCTCAATGAGGACCTAATGGTCGTTTACGGTATGACGAAACGCGAGGCCGAGATCTCCGTGCTGCTTGCAGATGGGCTGGCCGTTAACGACGTCAGCGACCTTCTTCAGCTTAGCCGGCACACGGTGCGGACCCATCTAAAACGAGCCTTGCAAAAGACCGGCACGCACCGTCAGGCAAATCTTGTTAAGTTCGTCCTAGGCCTCGCCGGCGTGCGGTTCGAGCAGAATGAAAAAAGATAA
- a CDS encoding mechanosensitive ion channel encodes MAQSNSGGNANSNSNSSPSSSPSPVATPIPLTAVVAEAETAAAAVREATTYVAARNVSSVVSEGIEQKPAEIAKLRAEAEKALGQTPTIEELRAVERQWNDQAARLRGWKTGLQSQIREVDGKIAELKQIKSVWQRSIEAFDAPGEDTNATAADPNAVPPEVRRRAAEALASIESAEKVAEEKRAELLTVESEISNLQSSIDEQLAEVKSRREAAFSGILIANEAPFWAADWKAMSWSFLVTGISSSLSAQWTTLVTYTKNNPGRFAVHGFLFVLLGAAFFWARKRFVPIVEEEPKLERVAAFFQFPIGSAVVLSVILSAFIYQDSPRLLNAFLGIAAIGFGVFVLRKLVAPPIDLLLYSILGLYFLDRMREIVQELPLTSRLLFTFEVLAASIFLIWFYRSRRVAAKMAAGDVAIYQRVHRVLPFVVGILVISLAANVLGLVDLSLLLGGTVLRSSYLALVLYTAAQIINSIIAFALRVEPFTRLNAVRTSRSLIRANIMRAVNWAAAIIWLLAVLRMLAIQDSVFGAISAVWNAGFAVGALNITVGDVVAFAIAIWLAFLASRLLRFLLEEDVYPRMDLGGGVSYAISSVFHYVILVGGFVFAILAVGFEFSQFAFIAGAIGVGIGFGMQTIVNNFVSGLILLFERPVKVGDSVQIGAHVGTLKSIGLRASVVRKVDGSDVIVPNSQLISEEVINWTLSDDKRRIDIPFGVAYGTDARRVIDLITPIVAGREGVLSEPSPQTLFIGLGESSLDFELRFWTIDPDGWVRLRSEMVGEIYKTLNEAGIEIPFPQRDINIKGQSAREESI; translated from the coding sequence ATGGCGCAGTCGAATTCTGGTGGGAACGCGAACTCGAACTCGAACTCTTCTCCATCATCAAGCCCTTCGCCCGTTGCAACGCCGATACCGCTGACGGCGGTCGTTGCGGAAGCCGAAACTGCGGCCGCTGCGGTGCGCGAGGCGACGACGTATGTCGCCGCACGAAACGTTTCGAGCGTGGTGAGTGAGGGGATCGAGCAAAAGCCGGCCGAGATCGCAAAGCTCCGGGCAGAGGCTGAAAAGGCGCTTGGCCAAACGCCGACGATCGAAGAACTAAGGGCGGTCGAAAGGCAATGGAATGATCAGGCAGCTAGGCTCCGCGGTTGGAAGACCGGCCTTCAATCGCAGATACGGGAAGTCGATGGAAAGATCGCCGAGCTCAAGCAGATCAAAAGCGTTTGGCAGCGTTCGATAGAGGCATTTGACGCACCCGGCGAGGACACGAACGCCACTGCCGCGGATCCCAACGCAGTCCCTCCCGAGGTTCGCCGACGAGCGGCCGAGGCCCTTGCTTCGATCGAGTCCGCCGAAAAAGTCGCCGAAGAAAAGCGTGCCGAGCTTCTCACAGTCGAGTCCGAGATCTCGAATTTGCAGAGCTCGATAGATGAGCAGCTTGCTGAAGTGAAAAGCCGACGAGAGGCTGCTTTTAGCGGCATTCTTATTGCCAATGAGGCTCCGTTTTGGGCGGCAGATTGGAAAGCGATGTCGTGGAGCTTTCTCGTCACTGGAATCTCGAGTTCACTCTCAGCACAGTGGACGACTCTAGTCACGTATACGAAAAATAATCCGGGACGATTTGCGGTTCACGGGTTTCTTTTTGTCCTGCTAGGGGCAGCATTTTTTTGGGCCCGCAAGCGGTTCGTTCCGATCGTTGAGGAAGAGCCGAAGCTCGAGCGTGTCGCGGCATTCTTTCAGTTCCCGATCGGTTCGGCGGTGGTCCTTTCGGTGATCTTATCTGCGTTCATTTATCAGGATTCGCCGCGGCTGCTCAATGCGTTTCTTGGTATTGCGGCGATAGGATTCGGTGTATTTGTGCTTCGAAAGCTGGTTGCTCCGCCTATTGACCTGCTTCTTTATTCCATTCTCGGCCTTTATTTTCTCGACCGGATGCGTGAGATCGTTCAAGAGCTCCCGCTAACCTCGCGATTGCTTTTTACCTTTGAGGTCTTAGCGGCGTCGATCTTCCTGATATGGTTCTATCGCTCACGCCGGGTTGCCGCGAAGATGGCTGCGGGCGACGTTGCTATTTATCAGAGGGTCCATCGCGTGCTGCCGTTCGTTGTTGGCATTTTAGTTATCTCGCTTGCCGCGAACGTGCTTGGACTTGTCGATCTTTCGCTTTTGCTTGGCGGGACGGTGCTGCGTTCTTCGTATCTCGCACTCGTGCTTTACACAGCCGCTCAGATCATAAATAGTATCATCGCGTTCGCCTTGCGGGTGGAGCCCTTTACCCGACTCAATGCGGTCCGGACAAGCCGCAGCCTGATCCGCGCGAACATCATGCGGGCTGTGAACTGGGCCGCGGCGATCATTTGGTTGCTCGCTGTGCTCCGGATGCTTGCGATACAGGACAGCGTTTTCGGGGCGATATCTGCCGTATGGAATGCCGGGTTTGCCGTTGGGGCGTTGAACATCACGGTCGGTGACGTCGTGGCTTTTGCGATCGCGATCTGGCTTGCGTTCCTGGCCTCTCGGCTGTTGCGGTTTTTGCTGGAGGAGGACGTTTACCCGCGGATGGACCTCGGTGGCGGCGTTTCATACGCCATTTCGAGCGTTTTTCATTACGTGATCCTCGTCGGCGGCTTTGTTTTTGCGATCCTGGCGGTCGGTTTTGAGTTTTCGCAATTCGCATTCATTGCAGGAGCGATCGGTGTCGGCATCGGCTTCGGCATGCAGACGATCGTTAACAACTTCGTCAGCGGACTGATACTTCTTTTCGAGCGGCCGGTGAAGGTTGGCGACTCGGTGCAGATCGGTGCACACGTCGGGACGCTCAAAAGCATCGGGCTGAGGGCGAGTGTCGTACGCAAGGTCGACGGTTCAGACGTGATAGTCCCAAATAGCCAACTTATCTCGGAAGAGGTGATCAATTGGACGCTCTCCGATGACAAGAGGCGGATCGACATCCCGTTCGGTGTGGCCTACGGCACTGATGCGAGGCGTGTTATTGATCTGATAACACCTATTGTAGCCGGGCGTGAAGGTGTTTTGTCGGAACCATCGCCACAGACGCTTTTCATCGGACTTGGTGAGAGCTCCCTGGACTTCGAACTCCGCTTCTGGACCATCGACCCCGACGGCTGGGTCCGACTCCGAAGCGAAATGGTCGGCGAAATATACAAAACGCTCAACGAAGCCGGTATCGAGATACCCTTTCCGCAGCGTGACATCAATATTAAGGGGCAAAGTGCCCGAGAAGAAAGTATATGA
- the queD gene encoding 6-carboxytetrahydropterin synthase QueD, translating into MSSYFEVMIERDFSSAHQLRGYKGKCENLHGHNYKVEIYARGEELNNIGLLIDFGDLKKAADEITRYLDHRNLNELPPFDEELNPSAENIARYFVEYLNSRVGDDRVKVYKVRCYETPTSVATYVASSWL; encoded by the coding sequence ATGAGCAGCTACTTTGAAGTAATGATCGAGCGGGATTTTTCGTCGGCTCATCAGTTGCGCGGGTATAAGGGGAAGTGCGAGAACCTGCACGGGCATAACTACAAGGTGGAGATCTATGCCCGAGGCGAGGAGCTGAACAACATCGGGCTGCTGATCGATTTCGGTGACCTGAAAAAGGCGGCGGACGAGATAACGCGTTACCTCGATCACCGAAACCTGAATGAACTCCCGCCTTTTGACGAAGAACTGAACCCCTCAGCCGAGAACATCGCCCGCTATTTTGTGGAATATCTAAACTCCCGCGTTGGCGACGACCGTGTGAAGGTCTACAAGGTCCGCTGCTATGAAACACCGACAAGCGTCGCTACTTATGTAGCGAGCAGTTGGCTGTGA
- a CDS encoding GNAT family N-acetyltransferase: MSETSANCEIRRARIADAKVLAMLGVVTFYEAYFEQDAAGDLANYVVETFAVEKVASELADPAVTFLIAYRGEKAVGYAKLVRDAREDGVTGVRPIELKRIYTVERVWGTGVGLALLDHCRSLAKSEGFDTLWLGVWQENQRGQSFYRKHGFRKVGTITFPYGDSVGINDVLEIPL; encoded by the coding sequence ATGTCGGAAACTTCCGCAAATTGCGAAATACGTCGTGCACGCATCGCTGACGCAAAGGTCCTTGCGATGCTCGGCGTCGTGACTTTCTATGAGGCATATTTTGAGCAAGATGCAGCCGGCGACCTTGCGAATTATGTTGTGGAGACCTTTGCCGTCGAAAAGGTCGCGAGTGAGCTTGCCGACCCGGCGGTGACCTTCCTCATCGCCTATCGCGGCGAGAAGGCGGTCGGCTATGCAAAGTTAGTACGGGACGCAAGAGAGGACGGCGTTACCGGCGTGCGGCCGATCGAACTCAAACGAATCTACACCGTCGAACGCGTTTGGGGAACGGGCGTCGGCCTTGCATTGCTCGACCATTGTCGCAGCCTGGCCAAAAGCGAGGGGTTCGACACGCTCTGGCTCGGCGTCTGGCAAGAAAATCAACGCGGCCAGAGCTTTTACCGCAAACACGGCTTCCGCAAGGTCGGCACGATCACCTTCCCCTACGGCGATTCGGTCGGCATCAACGACGTCCTGGAAATCCCCCTCTAA
- a CDS encoding DedA family protein, with protein sequence MRKIFEYLRRLKAWVESYAEKPHAAWALFIIAFTESSFFPIPPDVLLIAMAVSVPAKALRYALICSAGSVLGGVFGYFIGWAFFETLGQPILQFYGAMGHYAQVQQLYNEHAFWAILAAGFTPIPYKVFTIAAGTFEVSIWTLIGASIIGRSARFFLVAGLFYFFGAPIKKFIDKYFEILTFVFLIFLIGGFAVVRVFLR encoded by the coding sequence ATGAGAAAGATATTCGAATATCTCCGCCGCCTTAAGGCATGGGTCGAGAGCTATGCGGAAAAGCCGCACGCCGCCTGGGCTCTGTTCATCATCGCATTTACCGAGTCGTCGTTCTTCCCGATCCCGCCGGATGTTTTGCTTATTGCGATGGCGGTCTCGGTACCGGCCAAGGCACTCCGCTATGCACTCATCTGCTCGGCCGGCTCTGTGCTCGGCGGCGTTTTCGGCTACTTCATCGGTTGGGCGTTCTTCGAAACTCTCGGCCAGCCGATCCTCCAATTCTACGGAGCCATGGGCCATTATGCTCAGGTTCAGCAGCTTTATAACGAGCATGCATTCTGGGCCATCCTTGCCGCCGGATTTACGCCCATCCCATACAAGGTGTTCACTATTGCCGCCGGCACCTTCGAGGTGTCGATCTGGACACTCATCGGCGCTTCGATCATCGGCCGTTCGGCTCGCTTTTTTCTTGTCGCGGGCCTTTTCTATTTCTTTGGAGCCCCGATCAAGAAGTTCATCGACAAGTATTTTGAGATACTCACATTCGTCTTCCTGATCTTTTTGATCGGCGGATTCGCGGTCGTGCGCGTCTTCCTTCGCTAG
- a CDS encoding protein-L-isoaspartate(D-aspartate) O-methyltransferase, producing MDEFAIPRKRMAEHLRNHYRIEDERVLDAMNTVPRHLFVPEALRSQAYKDNALPIAAKQTISQPFIVARMTELLHLAGTERVLEIGGGSGYQTAILARLARKVFTVERVPELADGLKQMVRRLGIRNVSVRCGDGTEGWRVYAPFDAILVAAGGPELPQPLLDQLEVGGRLVIPIGETQKSQRLVRVTRTAKGFETEDAGPCAFVPLIGEHGWKEARSSV from the coding sequence ATGGACGAGTTTGCGATTCCGCGTAAGCGAATGGCCGAGCATCTCCGGAATCACTACCGGATCGAGGACGAGCGTGTGCTCGATGCAATGAACACGGTGCCACGGCATCTTTTTGTCCCGGAGGCGTTACGATCGCAGGCTTATAAAGACAACGCCCTTCCGATCGCCGCAAAGCAAACGATCTCGCAGCCGTTCATCGTCGCCAGGATGACAGAACTTTTGCATCTCGCCGGGACCGAGCGAGTTCTCGAGATCGGCGGTGGCTCCGGCTACCAGACCGCGATACTCGCGAGGCTTGCACGGAAAGTGTTTACGGTCGAACGTGTTCCGGAACTCGCCGACGGCCTGAAGCAGATGGTCCGCCGCCTTGGCATCCGGAATGTTTCGGTCAGGTGCGGAGACGGCACTGAGGGCTGGCGAGTGTATGCACCGTTCGATGCGATACTAGTCGCCGCCGGCGGCCCGGAACTTCCGCAGCCGCTGCTTGATCAGCTTGAGGTCGGCGGACGCCTGGTCATACCGATCGGTGAGACGCAAAAGTCACAGCGGCTCGTCCGCGTCACTCGGACCGCAAAGGGGTTCGAAACAGAAGATGCAGGCCCGTGTGCGTTCGTTCCGCTGATCGGCGAACACGGCTGGAAGGAAGCCCGCAGCAGTGTTTGA
- the surE gene encoding 5'/3'-nucleotidase SurE — translation MGRKPNILITNDDGIHSEGIAALEEGLRDIGEVYVVAPETEMSGASHSLTLARPLRIRQIDERHWTVDGTPTDCVTLALNQILAPDIRPDICASGINHGANLGDDATYSGTVAGAMEATILGVPGVAFSLVANRTWDFTESVRVAREVTIRALAEGLPSGTLLNVNIPKGFAKGYRVTKQGFKTARPVISEHIDPRGKLYYWIGEVRDGFRAEGGTDFEAIDKGFVSITPMRSDLTNHLAIEEIRNWES, via the coding sequence ATGGGCCGAAAGCCTAATATTCTTATCACCAACGATGACGGCATCCACTCCGAGGGCATTGCGGCCCTTGAGGAGGGACTTCGCGACATCGGTGAGGTGTACGTCGTTGCTCCGGAAACGGAGATGAGCGGAGCGTCTCATAGCCTTACGCTTGCCCGGCCGCTGCGTATACGCCAGATCGACGAACGGCATTGGACCGTTGACGGCACGCCCACCGATTGCGTGACCCTTGCCCTAAATCAGATCCTTGCACCCGACATTCGCCCGGACATCTGTGCTTCGGGCATAAACCATGGTGCCAATCTCGGCGACGACGCCACATATTCCGGTACGGTTGCCGGTGCAATGGAGGCAACGATCCTAGGTGTTCCCGGAGTTGCATTCAGCTTGGTCGCCAACAGAACCTGGGACTTTACCGAGTCGGTACGAGTCGCTCGAGAGGTGACGATCCGGGCACTAGCGGAAGGCTTGCCTTCCGGCACACTGCTCAATGTAAATATTCCAAAGGGCTTTGCGAAAGGTTATCGGGTGACCAAGCAGGGCTTCAAAACTGCGAGGCCGGTCATCAGCGAACACATCGATCCGCGTGGCAAGCTTTATTATTGGATCGGCGAGGTCCGCGACGGCTTCCGGGCCGAAGGCGGCACCGATTTTGAGGCGATAGACAAGGGGTTCGTTTCGATCACGCCGATGCGGAGCGACCTGACGAATCATTTGGCAATCGAAGAGATCAGGAACTGGGAAAGCTGA
- a CDS encoding 30S ribosomal protein S21: MALVIVNNNESIENALRRFKRKVISEEIIKDLKKHAHFIPPGQKAKLKSVNARKRNRRRFRQQRGMNTSPRPSGGFNNR, from the coding sequence ATGGCATTAGTAATAGTAAACAACAACGAATCGATCGAGAATGCACTCCGTCGCTTTAAGCGCAAAGTGATCAGCGAGGAGATCATCAAAGATCTTAAAAAGCACGCTCATTTCATCCCGCCGGGACAGAAGGCAAAGCTCAAGTCGGTCAATGCACGCAAGCGCAATCGCCGCCGTTTTCGTCAGCAGCGGGGCATGAACACCTCCCCGCGTCCCTCGGGCGGTTTCAACAACCGTTAA
- a CDS encoding septum formation initiator family protein, which produces MAGRLKKTANASVRTERRPRWVGFLAAVALCLLLVVSVNYKSFAVFERERDQQKELNEKIEDLADENLALQEEIHYLKTDPKKLEPEAKKLGLERKKEVVSKADETGTAEVPANRQSPTNK; this is translated from the coding sequence ATGGCAGGACGGTTAAAAAAAACTGCGAACGCCTCGGTGAGGACCGAAAGACGCCCGAGATGGGTCGGCTTTCTCGCCGCAGTTGCCCTTTGCTTGCTCCTTGTCGTGTCCGTTAACTATAAATCGTTCGCCGTTTTTGAGCGTGAGCGCGACCAGCAGAAAGAGTTGAATGAAAAGATCGAGGATCTGGCAGATGAGAATCTGGCACTTCAGGAGGAAATACATTACCTGAAGACCGATCCCAAAAAGCTTGAGCCCGAGGCTAAAAAGCTCGGACTCGAGAGGAAGAAAGAAGTAGTTTCTAAGGCTGATGAAACGGGGACAGCGGAAGTGCCCGCCAATCGGCAATCACCAACCAATAAATAA
- a CDS encoding phosphoglucomutase/phosphomannomutase family protein, with product MDIRFGTSGWRAVIADDFTFDNVRKVINAICSSLKAKRPETRQTIVIGHDSRFMGEKFSEFAAEIMSRKGFQVLFCTGPTPTPTISHAIRDRRAVGALNFTASHNPPEYQGIKFSTSDGAPALPEITRTIEELIRSGAESDDEAGGSVESYDPKEAYFADLRSKIRFDAIKAANGRYAYDALWGTGRGYLNTLVADLGLEIETINDTRDVLFGGRSPEPSEEKLFELRELVVSKGLTLGLSTDGDADRFGVIDADGTFITANKLIALLADYLIESRGWRLGLARSVATSHLIDRVAEMHGVELHETPVGFKFIGELINDDKIALGGEESAGLSIRGHYPEKDGILACLLAAEAVAERKASLSEQLTELYKKTGKLESERIGVKLNADVAAKLKTKLSENPSEIGARKVSSINRMDGVKFMFENGSWMLMRPSGTEPMVRIYAEAEERSELDELLKAGKSYLLG from the coding sequence ATGGACATTCGATTCGGAACTTCGGGCTGGAGAGCCGTTATCGCAGATGATTTTACGTTCGACAATGTCCGAAAAGTAATAAACGCGATCTGCAGCTCTTTGAAAGCAAAAAGGCCGGAAACACGGCAAACGATCGTGATCGGCCATGATTCGCGATTCATGGGTGAGAAGTTCTCGGAATTTGCGGCAGAGATAATGTCTCGCAAGGGCTTTCAAGTGCTTTTTTGCACGGGGCCAACGCCGACGCCGACCATTTCGCATGCGATTCGCGACCGGAGAGCGGTCGGGGCACTGAACTTTACGGCATCGCACAATCCGCCCGAGTATCAAGGAATCAAGTTCTCGACCTCGGATGGAGCTCCGGCTTTGCCCGAGATCACTCGCACGATCGAAGAGCTAATTCGGTCGGGAGCGGAAAGCGACGATGAAGCCGGTGGCAGTGTTGAATCGTATGATCCGAAAGAAGCGTACTTTGCCGATCTGCGATCAAAGATCCGGTTCGATGCGATAAAGGCCGCGAACGGGCGGTATGCATATGACGCACTTTGGGGAACTGGACGCGGATATTTGAACACGCTCGTTGCCGATCTCGGGCTCGAGATCGAGACCATCAACGATACTCGCGATGTGCTTTTCGGCGGGCGGTCGCCTGAGCCTAGCGAAGAGAAGCTCTTTGAATTGCGTGAACTGGTAGTCTCTAAAGGCCTGACGCTTGGGCTTTCCACCGACGGCGATGCCGACCGGTTCGGTGTTATCGATGCGGATGGCACGTTTATTACGGCAAATAAGCTCATTGCACTTCTGGCCGATTATCTGATCGAAAGCCGGGGTTGGCGTCTGGGGCTTGCGAGAAGTGTGGCAACGTCGCATCTCATCGACCGGGTCGCCGAAATGCACGGGGTTGAACTCCACGAAACACCGGTCGGGTTCAAGTTCATCGGCGAGTTGATAAATGACGACAAGATCGCACTTGGCGGTGAGGAATCGGCAGGGTTATCGATACGGGGGCATTACCCGGAGAAAGATGGAATCTTAGCGTGCCTCCTCGCTGCAGAGGCGGTGGCCGAGCGGAAGGCGAGTCTCAGCGAGCAACTGACCGAGCTTTATAAGAAGACCGGAAAGCTCGAATCTGAACGCATCGGAGTAAAGCTTAACGCAGACGTTGCGGCAAAATTGAAAACTAAGCTGTCAGAAAACCCATCAGAGATCGGAGCCCGAAAGGTCAGCTCGATCAATCGGATGGATGGCGTGAAGTTCATGTTTGAGAATGGGTCGTGGATGCTGATGCGGCCTTCAGGGACTGAACCAATGGTTCGCATCTATGCTGAGGCTGAGGAACGCAGCGAACTAGATGAACTGCTCAAGGCAGGAAAAAGCTATTTGCTTGGATAA